Proteins encoded by one window of Synechococcus sp. WH 7805:
- the cobM gene encoding precorrin-4 C(11)-methyltransferase codes for MTTISIVGAGPGAPDLLTRRAEQRIQSADVLIWTDSLVSPQIAALASDHCEQIRTSTLTLEQVIPLMIDRSSQGSRVVRLHDGDPCLYSALNEQICALADAGITVEVVPGISAYQATAAAINAELTIPGVVQTIVLGRTGGRTGVPEREQLDHLARLQASLCLYLSARHVDEVQSTLLQHYPADTPVAIGYRVSWPDQSIDVVPLKAMADATRARKLIRTTLYVISPALRERNGSERSRLYSPEHDHLFRPRGGD; via the coding sequence ATGACAACCATCTCCATCGTTGGAGCCGGGCCCGGCGCTCCCGACCTGCTCACCCGCAGAGCCGAACAGAGAATTCAATCGGCGGATGTACTGATCTGGACCGATTCCCTTGTGTCACCCCAGATTGCCGCCTTGGCATCGGACCATTGCGAACAAATTCGTACCAGCACACTCACGCTCGAGCAGGTCATCCCCCTGATGATCGATCGATCGAGCCAGGGGTCGCGTGTTGTCCGCCTGCATGACGGCGATCCCTGCCTCTACAGCGCACTGAACGAACAAATCTGCGCACTTGCCGATGCTGGTATCACAGTCGAGGTTGTGCCTGGGATCAGCGCCTATCAAGCCACCGCTGCGGCCATCAATGCGGAGCTGACCATTCCCGGCGTGGTACAGACGATCGTGCTTGGTCGCACCGGCGGCCGCACAGGGGTTCCTGAGCGAGAACAGCTGGATCATCTCGCCAGATTGCAAGCTTCGCTTTGCCTATATCTCAGTGCGCGTCATGTTGATGAGGTTCAGTCCACGCTTCTCCAGCATTACCCAGCTGACACACCTGTCGCGATCGGCTACAGGGTGAGCTGGCCCGATCAGTCAATCGATGTGGTGCCGCTTAAGGCGATGGCCGATGCAACAAGGGCAAGAAAGCTGATCCGCACCACGCTGTATGTGATCAGCCCTGCACTTCGGGAACGAAACGGTTCCGAGCGGTCGCGTCTCTATTCTCCCGAGCACGACCACCTGTTCAGACCGCGCGGCGGAGACTGA
- a CDS encoding RodZ domain-containing protein encodes MTNISAFWKTTATIAVLAGIGVVSAFAFTKQQQTPPPTLATEATSRPVPLIESEQVVPTERPMSEDLGSKPSAITITSREPSWLEVRNAERETVYKGMLDKEKRLTVNPGDEIYAGRPDLVLFSDGDKPPQPLGDISDVRWHKITLEP; translated from the coding sequence TTGACCAACATCTCAGCCTTCTGGAAGACCACGGCCACCATTGCCGTACTGGCCGGGATCGGTGTCGTCAGTGCTTTTGCATTCACCAAACAGCAACAAACTCCCCCCCCGACCCTTGCGACCGAGGCAACCTCACGTCCAGTTCCGCTAATTGAATCCGAGCAAGTTGTGCCCACTGAGCGGCCAATGTCTGAGGACCTCGGATCCAAGCCCTCCGCTATCACCATCACAAGTCGAGAACCCAGCTGGCTGGAGGTCCGAAACGCCGAGCGCGAGACGGTCTACAAGGGAATGCTCGATAAGGAGAAGAGATTAACTGTCAATCCCGGGGACGAGATTTATGCAGGACGCCCAGATCTCGTTCTATTCAGCGATGGAGACAAGCCCCCTCAACCACTCGGCGACATCAGCGATGTTCGCTGGCACAAGATCACTCTTGAACCCTGA